The Osmerus mordax isolate fOsmMor3 chromosome 5, fOsmMor3.pri, whole genome shotgun sequence DNA window TGATACTTTGGATTGCATTTAAACTCTGCCCTATTTTCCTTCATTTTCtgctttctctatctctatctctctctctctctatctctctctgcagtaACTGGCCCTCTTTCTGAGTCCCAGATTGCGTATATGTCACGAGAAACCCTTCAGGTAACTTCCACCATCTGCTGTCTGACTCTTGGGAAGCCAGGCTTCTGTACTTAGTATCTGACAAGGACAGAACCATGTATTTAGGTCTGTCTATATGCCCCATATGTGATGGACGTGCCTGTCGTTCCAGGGTTTGTACTATCTACACAACAAAGGAAAGATGCACAGGGACATCAAGGTACAGTAAGGGCCTACTAGACCTATTCAATGTTTTGGTTACTTGTTGTCCAATAATTCGACTGACTGactttttattttgtatgtatAGGGCGCAAATATTCTGTTAACGGACAATGGCTATGTGAAGCTTGGTAAGATGCTGTAGACTCAGTCACCTCCCCCACTCACTGGTTCTGTTTTAACTACCTCTCCCACTGGTGTTCTTTGAGTAGAACTGACTGTACATTTGTTGTATCTCGTCCTAcacatcctcctctctgttccttctctctctttttctaccctctttccctccctctctcctgtccctcagCTGATTTCGGAGTCTCTGCCCAGATCACCGCTACATTGGCAAAGAGGAAGTCCTTCATTGGAACGCCATACTGGTGAGAGCGACTCTGCTGGTCCCATCTCTACCCAGACATCTTTTGGTCACATGGGCCACACCACTCCTGATTGGTCCACTTATAACTACAGTAGCGCAGCCTTCCATCCCCACGAAAGATCCTGTTATGTGGCTTATGAAAAGACACTACatttccaccccctctccttaccccccaccactctctccttaccccccaccactctctccttaccccccacccccctctccttaccccccaccccctctctctttgccaCCCCAGGATGGCGCCGGAAGTGGCGgcggtggagaggaaggggggctaCAACCAGCTGTGTGACATCTGGGCCGTGGGCATCACAGCCATCGAGCTGGCAGAGCTACAGCCCCCCATGTTTGACCTGCACCCCATGAGGTCAGCCAGGCTGCCAcgacacccacgcacacacaaacacactaacatgCAGTACTAAGTTAAGGGTTAACAACACTCTGTTTACTTCTAGGGCTCTGTTCTTGATGACAAAGAGCAACTTTCAACCTCCGAAAttgaaagacaaagtgaagtGGTAAGGGTTTGTTTTCTCTGAGGAACGGAACAACAATGCTACCTTGGCAGAAGCCGTTTAGAAACTTGACAAAGTGTCATAGCGACGTCTCGTCTGTTACAGGACAAATAACTTCCACCACTTTGTCAAGATGTCGCTGACGAAAAACCCAAAGAAAAGGCCAACAGCTGAAAAGCTCTTACAGGTAACATCATCTTACAGTCCTTTTACCAGCCATTTGCACAGATGAAGATCATGTTCAAATGGCCTTCTCACAAGCTGTGACCTCACGTCCTCTTCCTGTGACACCTCCAGCACCCGTTCGTGTCCCAGCCCCTCAGTCGGACCCTGGCCATTGAGCTGCTGGACAAGTCCAACAACCCAGACCACACCACCTTTAACGACTTTGACGACGATGACCCCGAACCAGAGGTACGCTGGCTTGTGACCCCTAAGGGCTGCAGTGTTGACATATCACCAGAGGAAGCTCCAATAGATCTCTCTTATTCTTCAtcccaactcctcctcctcttcctcagtttAAGTATAGAGGTCACTTCCTTCCCATCAGCCCCGGGGCTCGGCGCGCGCCTCGGTTCGCGGCGCGTAAAAAGGTACCGGTGTGACCGAGGCTGTGTCTGCACCTGGCCCTGTATGACCAGTAGTGATGCTACCCACTACCAGTATGACCAGTAGTGTTGCTACCCACTACCAGTATGACCAGTAGTGTTGCTACCCACTACCAGTATGACCAGTAGTGTTGCTACCCACTACCAGTATGACCAGTAGTGATGCTAACCACACCAGTATGACCAGTAACAAGGACAGAGGTCTGTGTGACTCACAGACCTGACTGATAGGGGCAGCTCGTTCAGCCTGTTGGCTGTTCGATCCATCTGGACTGATGATTGACTGACTGGAGCTCGCTCGCTCACTTCCTGCTTGAGGAGAACTTTAGGTGTTTTCTCTGGAAGTCTCGGGCTCCCTGTGTTCTGCATGAGTTAACCTCCTGGTTAGGGTTGCCATGGTATTGCTGCCTGTTTGCGGTGTGCTCGTCGACGCGTCTTGTTGTTGCCGTGGAAAGGACGTGCTTGCTGGAACTTGTGGAGTCCTTAATGCAGGTGTACATGAAGACCTCTATTTCTCAGTTGTGTCAGACATGTTATCTACTCTCATGATATTGGCTGAACTTAGATCAGCTCTCCTTCTTCCAAGGGGCCTGATTGATACAGACTCAGACTGCTGTTAAACCCAGGAACCCGTACCCACGGGAAGCTTCTAGTTTTGCCGTCCGATAGCAGAGTCACATAAAGGAGCTTTTGTGGGTCTGTTGGCATATATGATTATTCAGTTATGTGtgatatgtacgtgtgtgttctattgtgtgtgtgtgttctattgtgtgtgtgtgatatattgtgtgtgtgagtgatattgtgtgtatgtgtgttatattgtgtgtttgtttgttgacaGTCTCCCGTCTCTGTTCCTCATCGGATCCGCTCAACCAGCAGAAGcgccagagagggaaagacactgTCTGAGATtaactgtaagtgtgtgtgtgtgtgtgtgtgtgtgtgcattgcagCCTACATTAGATAatcgtgtgtatgtttgagttgACAATAATCCTGCAGGGTTAATATTTACGTAGGCTACTGTATAATCTGCTCTACTGCTTCCAAACCgtgtctggcacacacacacagacacacacttacctctccctcgctctctccatatctccctctctatctgtctctttccGCTCtcgcccccttctctctctccctccctgactctatgtatcactctctgtctccttcctcctctctccttttctctgtctctctctctttctgtctcttcctctctctctgtctctctcaccgtctgtctctcgctctctctctgtctctctcaccgtctgtctctccctctctctctgtctctctcaccgtctgtctctccctctctctctgtctctctcaccgtctgtctctccctctctctctgtctctctcaccgtctgtctctccctctctctctgtctctctcaccgtctgtctctccctctctctgtcaatctcaccgtctgtctctcgctctctctctgtctctctcaccgtctgtctctcgctctctttctgtctctctcaccgtctgtctctcgctctctctctgtctctctcaccgtctgtctctccctctctctctgtctctctcaccgtctgtctctccctctctctctgtctctctcaccgtctgtctctctctgtctctctcaccgtctgtctctcgctctctctctgtctctctcaccgtctgtctctcgctctctctctgtctctctcaccgtctgtctctcgttctctctctgtctctctcaccgtctgtctctcgctctctcagttGGCCAGGTAAAGTTTGATCCACCGctgaggaaggagacagagccTCATCATGAGACTGTGAGTCATCTACTGTACCCCActgttactctgtgtgtgtgtgtgtgtgtgtgtgtgtgtgtgtgtgtgtgtgtgtgtgtgtgtgtgtgtgtgtgtgtgtgtgtgtgtgtgtgtgtgtgtgtgtgtgtgtgtgtgtgtgtgtgtgtgtgtgtgtgtgtgtgtgtgtgtgtgtgtgtgtgtgtgtgtgtgtgtgtgtgtgtgtgtgtgtgtgtgtgtgtgtgtgtgtgtgtgtgtgtgtgcgtgtgagagagagagcgtgtgtgtgtgtgagaaacaccTATAGACACCCCATCTGTTTCAGTCCCCCCTTGCTGACACTGGTtcagttcaaatccccataaCAGCATGTGTGATGTTCACACTCCCAGGCCTTTCAAGAAGTCTTTCTCCTCCACGATTGGTTGTTTTAACCCTTTTCCCCACACCGGTGCCTTGTCATTGGTTAACTTGACTGTTACACAATGACCGAGGATCAGGCGCGCGGTTCAAACACAGCATGACTCCTTCTCCTTTccactctcatccctccttccttccctctgttTTCATCCTTCTCTTCTGCCCTTTCTAATAATGATTGTATTAACCTTGAGTCTCTCTCACCACGCCGCTGACCAGCTCCACTCAGAGCCTTATATGGACTGTGCAGCGGAATTGTACTACACTGCAAGATCTAACCTGGTATTTCCACCtagctctctatctgtctctctctccatctctcagtctctcctctctgtctctccatctctcagtctctcctctttctgtctctccgtctctctgtctctcctctgtctgtctctccgtctctctgtctctcctctgtctgtctctctctccatctctctgtatctccatttttctctctctccagttctgtctgtttttgtctgtttctccctctctccagttccctgtctttgtctctctctccccctctctctcggtctctccttCCCGTGCATTGGAACACTTCTGTCGTTCGCCCTCGTCATTCCAGCTACCCACGTGGTTCTGTCTCCTGCTGTTTGTCGTCTGTGCGCTCGCTTTTGTTTGATTTCGTCTTCGTCGCTGGAAGCTGCCTGTGCCTTATTTGCTGTTAATTTGGTGTCGTCGGCATGGTGATCTCGTTCCTGTGTCCACAGTGGGCTGTTCTGCTGGGTCTTATCCTCTCCACAATCAGAAAGCTAAGCGTACTATGGATGGATACATAGATATATAGAGGGATAGTGTGATAAAGGGAACTGACTAGAGGGTGGGGTAGATGTTGATTGAAGTATTTGTTTCCTTGAGGCCCAGCCTGTAGCCTAATGCAGGGATGAACTGAGGTTTAAGGAAAGATCACTGTGTTCCAAGATGGGAAAAATCAATATGACCCTGGAGAAGCTATCTTCTGTATAAGCCAgtggcacagcacacacaaacacagtctctctccacaGAATGCTGCGATTCTGTCAGAAATCTGTATTTATTCGTGTGCCTTTTATATGTCATTGCTAATGTAGTTGATGTCAATATTTAATACGACTGCGACTGCCGTGGTGCCTTTTGCCGTGGacgtatactgtatgtgtgtgtgttctggagttAAAGAACAGGTCATGtgactgggtctgtgtgtgtgtgtctcatataGGACCTTCAACTGGAGTATGGGCAAGAATCACCAAACCTACTGGGAGAGAAAAAGTAAGccactcatcccctcctctcttgttctcctctcctgaccTGTGCTAGCGGCCTTGCAGTGTGAGCGTTAGCTAGCCTAGCAGATGGGGTGGTAGTGCGTGGCGATGTCCTGTAGAGAGACATCTGACATGTTTGATCATTTATTCATGACAACCTCTCCTGGAACGACGCCTCTGAAGTGCCCAgtaagcagggtgtgtgtgtgtgtgcgcgtgcgtgcgtgaacATGTGCACTCCCTGCATATATACTTATGTAGGTGCATGCATGGCAGTTTTGGCGCTTCTGCAGTGAAGAGTCTACACAAAGTATTATACTGCCGATGTGCGCTGAACTGTGGTTTCTGACTGAGTCTCAGTTGGGTCCCCTGTTTCTGTGTCCAGCAGTGTAAGATAACGATTTAGATCCTGCAGATGAACCTTTCCTCATATCCTGGATGACTCTGTTGttgctaaagagagagagagagttgacagtctctctctctcttcctttcctttccacctctctctctcgttcattTCACTCGTTCCACGACAGGAGCCTTCTCAAgtcagtggaggaggagctccAGCAGAGGTGAGTTCAGGCCACACCCCCTGGAGGAATCCACCTGCACAAGCTCAGGCTCTGATTCGCTGACGTATCCCTAACTCATGCCCACACCATCAGCCAATCGGCGGTAATGCAGAACTAATGCAGCCAATCAGTGTCATGCAAAACTAACCCCTGACCACTGCTGGCAAATCACAGAGTTCGACCTGCTGTAttgtttgtgttgctgtttGATGCTGGCTATAGCAGGACATCAGTCCACCTCAGCTGAGCATGGCTTACACCCAATTAATTACAGACTTAAGAAATTACCTTAATTGAGAAGACGAGACCGGATTGTTGTCAGAAGCTCTTACGTGGAACATTTTTTTAATGAATTAAGCCACCAATTATTAATAAACAGTTTAGTTTCCACAGCGTTGTTGTAGACTATTTAAAATTCTAGTGTGATTATGTTAATTTAGCCCTAGCTCCTACAGTCATGCTAGCTGATACAGTACATTATCTACAATGCCTCTTATTATGGTCATGTAGTTTGGAGACATACTTACTTGTTAGCTCTCTTAGAGCCACTGCAAGGGTGCTTTTTAATTCAGCCTATTTAGTTTCGCCCCAAATGGACCCTAGACCCTGCACCCTACTTCTATACAGTTCGACAGCTCGGACGATAGGACAGATGTAAGCAACACCACGGTGACTCGACAGATGTGTCCGTATTGTTTACATCTGTCCCGTGTGTCGGAGGCGGAGGGTGTAGAGATGGGACTGGGAATTTGCTGTGACCAGCCCCTCTGAGCCCTTTGCCCCTCCCTATCTTCATCTCCTCAGGGGCCATGTGGCACATttagaggatgatgatgaggatgatgatggtggtggtgatgatgatgatgatgaaactCAACAGTAAGTCCGACCCTGTGTCCGGTCTAGCCGCCTTCTCGTTCGCTCTCgatctctctttccgtctctctcggaggaggaggatgaggaggggggatgagggggcgggatgaggaggaaggcttGTCGGAGACTTCCCCTCTGCAGTTTCATCCACGCATCTTCATGCTGCATGTCACACCATCGCCGTGCCCTCTAGACCTGGGCACGCGACACCTCCCCGGCCATTTGTGCTGCTCGGGGTGCGCTTGATTTGACTCGTCGCCGGGCCACCGTATGACACCTAGTTCCGGCGCCCTCTGCAGATCAGAATTGGGGTGTCAAATCAAACACACCCCAAGTATGTCCAGTGTCTGAGGCGTGTGTCCCACCCAGGTCTGCTGCCCTCTTGCAGCTGGCTCCCTGTGCTCCTGTCACTGTCCTGCCCTGTAGCTCTGTCTACCACCTGTCCTACAGCgcagctctgagacagacagacagacagccagacgtccctcctaaccctccctctGTTCAGCCTCTCTGCTTATCCTGCCCGACCTTGCGCTGCTCATCCCAGTCATCCTCATGCCTACCTGCCTGCTGacctcagcctgtgtgtgtgtgtgtgtgtgtgtgtgtgtgtgtgtgtgtgtgtgtgtgtgtggttattgcTGTTTCATACCgttgctgtgtgttttttttacactttGTCGCTAACTGTTCATTCCTGGGGTTAAACCCATCCATGAAGTCCTATCTTGGCCACATGTCGACTCACTGTTTCCTTATTTAATTGGTGGTTCTGTGTCCATGTAAATCATGATTGGCTTGTATTGTGTCAGTCATGATGTGTCACACACAGTTGATGGGTTGTCTTCTACAGTCTGAACCAATTAGACCTATTAGAGATAACGGAGCTTAGACATGTTAGCATTGTTTCATTGTTTAGTTTGGTACTAACTATTTTGGGAGGTTGTCTGATTGACACGTAGCATTATTAATATACACCCACTTGTTTTTTAGTTTACTGTCTTCTGTGTTTTGAAAGCCGGGTCCTTTTCTTAGCACAAAGACAAGGCTTTGTCCATCTTCCACTGAAGATGCCTGAATGTTGGATTAGGACTGGTCTGTTTCTTGGAAAAAGATCCTGTATGTGACCCTGTTACTTCAACCATCCCTGTCCTGTGCTCACTGTCTCTAACATATTGTCCATCACAGTTGCTGTATGAGGAAAAACAGCCAGAGAATCTCTGACAGTCATTAATCAATCTAATACCATCCGACTTTCATCATTCTAGCAAATCCAGTACCATCATGAGGCCCAAAGTCCCGCCCCCGCTGCCTCCAAAGGTAAGCGTCGACCAATGACATCTGGCTGATTGGAACTTCTTCCTGTCAGCTGACTATAGTCTGTGACTCCAGAATACTCTAGTCTGGAGATGCCTCAAGTGCAACTTTGTTTCGATTGTTTCGTGAAAATTGAGAgacttttttatttgtattctttATCCGTAAACCTTACACAGCACGTTAATGTATACATCtcggctttctctctccctttccctccctccagcccaaaTCCCTCTGCACTCCCCAGGAGAGCCCTGCCCATGGAGATgacgaaggagagggagggaccaTCAAGCGCTGTCCCCCGGTCTCCGAGAGCCCCGCCAGGCCCTCCCACGTCCCTccgcgccccccgcccccccgcctgCCCCCCCACAGACGCAGTAGTCTAGGTAACGAGCTCACGGCCGGCCAGGGCGGAGCCGAGCCCGAGGGGGATGATGGGAGCTTTAGGCATTTCTGGGAGTGGCTCCACGCTCCGCACACAgacgaggagctggaggaggtgaaggagttggaggaggaggaagagagtaaGCTCGGCTGAGTTGGTAGAAACTCCCCCAGCGTAACCCCTCCCTGATTGGTTGTTAGTCCCATCAATCAGCACATGTAATCTGGCgctcgcctcccctccctccctcccttaatgTCCTGTCGTTCTGtgggtgtagtgtagtgttgtgatGCCCATCCCTGCTTCCTACCTTTTGCCTCCTGTGTTGATAGAACGTCCTCCGCCCTCAGTAGCATTTCCCATGAGTGATCAGATTCCCCTCAACTCAGTATCCATAACATCTCATTCTCTAATTACACCATTATCCTCGTTGATCACAGCAACGTTGATCGCCTCGTAGATTCAGTCCATCCTCGATGGACTGCTTTTTGTTTGTCCCGTAGTAAGCATTTTGTACACGCATCAATTGTAAACATGCATATCATACACGCCCAAactcgcacacccacacacactaaggcaTACTCTCTCTGTGGTGTCGCATGTGTCATGTTGATGTGTTTGTACACAGGGAACGGCTTGAACTCCTCCCAGCAGAACGGAGAGAGGAAcagtgcagcagagagacagtgtaCGATGCCCCCTAGTGTCCCCATACGGAAAGACAAGAAGGACATGCCGGTAAtgcagtctctcctcctcccctctagaACTGCATTAAACATCTATACACACTATCTTCTGTGCTCTTACCTACGTCCGAGAAGTTCTCCGTGGTCGGAGCAGAGCAGAAGCAAGGCCTGTGTGGTTTGGTCGTCTTGTTGAAGGTTTTCATCCCAGGTTTCTTTGTCTGTTCTCTGCTTTCTTCCCAGAAGCCGATGAGCAATGGTCTTCCTCCGACGCCCAAGGTCCATGTGAGTACCATCCCTGTTCTGCTCAGACGTAGGAGATGAAAACTGTTCAAAAACACAatcatccaaaacatgccctccctcccccatcagaGCTTGTGGTTTGTGCCGGCAGGTTCTACAAGCTTATTTATTCCATAAGTATCAGGCCTGCCACAGcatcacaatctctctctctcattctgtgtctctctctgtacaatacccccctctctctgtctctgctttaAAAGATCATTGGCTAAAGCAGGTCACCATTCTTCAGGTTTTAACTGTCTGTCTCCACTCTGGCCCAGATGGGGGCGTGTTTCTCCAAGGTGTTCAACGGCTGCCCTCTGAAAATCCACTGTGCCACTTCCTGGATCAATCCCGACACAAGAGGTATGGAAGGACGTCAGTTCTGATTGGCCAGATAAAGCTGTGTGCCCGTGAAGCTATACTAGAGTTGATGTGATTTAATCACTTCACTGTTAGAGACCATGCCTGGTCTATCCAGTCTGTTTCTATCTGAATGCTGCATGTTGCTGGGACCTGTTGTGTGTAAGGTAAACCTTGTTAGCTGATGGTGAGTGGAGATATCACAAACTGTTGGtacttttgtgtttgtgtgttccagacCAGTATTTGATATTTGGTGCTGAAGAGGGGATCTACACTCTAAACCTGAACGAGCTGCATGAGACCTCCATGGAGCAGGTGTGTTGGGCATTAAACAGCATggtttatatacacacacacacacacacacacatacacacacacacgcacacacacacacatacacgcacacatacacgcacacacacacacacacatacacacacacatacacacacacacacacacacacacacatacacacacacacacatacacacacacacacacacatacacacacacacacacctggatataAATGGAGATGAAACTTTTCTGGCACAGCTGAATAGATTTATCTGAATGCTGTCCAAGATAATAATGTTGTTctttgttgtctctctctcattctcttgttctctctcgttctctctcgttctctctctctctctctctctctctctctctctctctctctctctctctctctctctctctctctctgtccctcccagcTTTTCCCTCGGAGGTGCACATGGCTGTACGTCATGAACAACTGTCTGCTCTCCATATCTGGTAAGACTACTTCTGGACGACTTTGCATTTTATATGTGTTGTTTCCTTTCAGGTCCGGGATGGCCTAACTTAAATTATTTAAGCTACAGGCAAAGAATATGCTGACTGCTTTTTTTTCTGAAATGACAGCTTAGCCTGTGAGCCGCTTTCAGAGACATTCTGTTCATCTGGGTCATTTTTTATCCTAAGAAGGCTTAGAAAATGTAGAGTTCTTTTGGTGAAGTGAAATGTTCCGCTTGGTTTGACGATGATTGTTGTTTACAGGGAAAGCCTCTCAGCTCTACTCCCATAACTTGGCTGGCCTGTTTGAGCACGCCAGACAGATGCAGAAACTTCCGGTGGCCAttcccacacacaaactccccgaCAAGATGATTCCCAGGAAGTACGCAGTATCCAATAAGATTCCAGACACCAAAGGGTGCCAAAAGTGCTGCG harbors:
- the LOC136942901 gene encoding mitogen-activated protein kinase kinase kinase kinase 3-like isoform X2 gives rise to the protein MNSSVDLSRRNPQEDFELIQRIGSGTYGDVYKARNVNTGELAAIKVIKLEPGEDFAVVQQEIIMMKDCKHSNIVAYFGSYLRRDKLWISMEYCGGGSLQDIYHVTGPLSESQIAYMSRETLQGLYYLHNKGKMHRDIKGANILLTDNGYVKLADFGVSAQITATLAKRKSFIGTPYWMAPEVAAVERKGGYNQLCDIWAVGITAIELAELQPPMFDLHPMRALFLMTKSNFQPPKLKDKVKWTNNFHHFVKMSLTKNPKKRPTAEKLLQHPFVSQPLSRTLAIELLDKSNNPDHTTFNDFDDDDPEPESPVSVPHRIRSTSRSAREGKTLSEINFGQVKFDPPLRKETEPHHETDLQLEYGQESPNLLGEKKSLLKSVEEELQQRGHVAHLEDDDEDDDGGGDDDDDETQHKSSTIMRPKVPPPLPPKPKSLCTPQESPAHGDDEGEGGTIKRCPPVSESPARPSHVPPRPPPPRLPPHRRSSLGNGLNSSQQNGERNSAAERQCTMPPSVPIRKDKKDMPPMSNGLPPTPKVHMGACFSKVFNGCPLKIHCATSWINPDTRDQYLIFGAEEGIYTLNLNELHETSMEQLFPRRCTWLYVMNNCLLSISGKASQLYSHNLAGLFEHARQMQKLPVAIPTHKLPDKMIPRKYAVSNKIPDTKGCQKCCVVRNPYTGHKYLCGAFQSSVVLLEWVEPMQKFMLIKNIDFPLPCPLEVFEMLVVPEHQYPLICVAVSKGTEISQVVSFGTVNPNSTSSWFTEADTPQTCVIHVTQLERDTILVCLDRCIKIVNLQGRLKSSRKLSAELTFNFQIEAIVCLQDSVLAFWRHGMQGRSFKTNEITQEISDNTRIFRLLGSDSLGQNTGTEGQTGREAAGSQPRVVVLESRPTDNPMAHSNLYILAGHENSY
- the LOC136942901 gene encoding mitogen-activated protein kinase kinase kinase kinase 3-like isoform X5; amino-acid sequence: MNSSVDLSRRNPQEDFELIQRIGSGTYGDVYKARNVNTGELAAIKVIKLEPGEDFAVVQQEIIMMKDCKHSNIVAYFGSYLRRDKLWISMEYCGGGSLQDIYHVTGPLSESQIAYMSRETLQGLYYLHNKGKMHRDIKGANILLTDNGYVKLADFGVSAQITATLAKRKSFIGTPYWMAPEVAAVERKGGYNQLCDIWAVGITAIELAELQPPMFDLHPMRALFLMTKSNFQPPKLKDKVKWTNNFHHFVKMSLTKNPKKRPTAEKLLQHPFVSQPLSRTLAIELLDKSNNPDHTTFNDFDDDDPEPESPVSVPHRIRSTSRSAREGKTLSEINFGQVKFDPPLRKETEPHHETDLQLEYGQESPNLLGEKNKSSTIMRPKVPPPLPPKPKSLCTPQESPAHGDDEGEGGTIKRCPPVSESPARPSHVPPRPPPPRLPPHRRSSLGNGLNSSQQNGERNSAAERQCTMPPSVPIRKDKKDMPKPMSNGLPPTPKVHMGACFSKVFNGCPLKIHCATSWINPDTRDQYLIFGAEEGIYTLNLNELHETSMEQLFPRRCTWLYVMNNCLLSISGKASQLYSHNLAGLFEHARQMQKLPVAIPTHKLPDKMIPRKYAVSNKIPDTKGCQKCCVVRNPYTGHKYLCGAFQSSVVLLEWVEPMQKFMLIKNIDFPLPCPLEVFEMLVVPEHQYPLICVAVSKGTEISQVVSFGTVNPNSTSSWFTEADTPQTCVIHVTQLERDTILVCLDRCIKIVNLQGRLKSSRKLSAELTFNFQIEAIVCLQDSVLAFWRHGMQGRSFKTNEITQEISDNTRIFRLLGSDSLGQNTGTEGQTGREAAGSQPRVVVLESRPTDNPMAHSNLYILAGHENSY
- the LOC136942901 gene encoding mitogen-activated protein kinase kinase kinase kinase 3-like isoform X6, encoding MNSSVDLSRRNPQEDFELIQRIGSGTYGDVYKARNVNTGELAAIKVIKLEPGEDFAVVQQEIIMMKDCKHSNIVAYFGSYLRRDKLWISMEYCGGGSLQDIYHVTGPLSESQIAYMSRETLQGLYYLHNKGKMHRDIKGANILLTDNGYVKLADFGVSAQITATLAKRKSFIGTPYWMAPEVAAVERKGGYNQLCDIWAVGITAIELAELQPPMFDLHPMRALFLMTKSNFQPPKLKDKVKWTNNFHHFVKMSLTKNPKKRPTAEKLLQHPFVSQPLSRTLAIELLDKSNNPDHTTFNDFDDDDPEPESPVSVPHRIRSTSRSAREGKTLSEINFGQVKFDPPLRKETEPHHETLHSEPYMDCAAELYYTARSNLDLQLEYGQESPNLLGEKKSLLKSVEEELQQRGHVAHLEDDDEDDDGGGDDDDDETQHKSSTIMRPKVPPPLPPKPKSLCTPQESPAHGDDEGEGGTIKRCPPVSESPARPSHVPPRPPPPRLPPHRRSSLGNGLNSSQQNGERNSAAERQCTMPPSVPIRKDKKDMPKPMSNGLPPTPKVHMGACFSKVFNGCPLKIHCATSWINPDTRDQYLIFGAEEGIYTLNLNELHETSMEQLFPRRCTWLYVMNNCLLSISGKASQLYSHNLAGLFEHARQMQKLPVAIPTHKLPDKMIPRKYAVSNKIPDTKGCQKCCVVRNPYTGHKYLCGAFQSSVVLLEWVEPMQKFMLIKNIDFPLPCPLEVFEMLVVPEHQYPLICVAVSKGTEISQVVSFGTVNPNSTSSWFTEADTPQTCVIHVTQLERDTILVCLDRCIKIVNLQGRLKSSRKLSAELTFNFQIEAIVCLQDSVLAFWRHGMQGRSFKTNEITQEISDNTRIFRLLGSDRVVVLESRPTDNPMAHSNLYILAGHENSY
- the LOC136942901 gene encoding mitogen-activated protein kinase kinase kinase kinase 3-like isoform X1, with product MNSSVDLSRRNPQEDFELIQRIGSGTYGDVYKARNVNTGELAAIKVIKLEPGEDFAVVQQEIIMMKDCKHSNIVAYFGSYLRRDKLWISMEYCGGGSLQDIYHVTGPLSESQIAYMSRETLQGLYYLHNKGKMHRDIKGANILLTDNGYVKLADFGVSAQITATLAKRKSFIGTPYWMAPEVAAVERKGGYNQLCDIWAVGITAIELAELQPPMFDLHPMRALFLMTKSNFQPPKLKDKVKWTNNFHHFVKMSLTKNPKKRPTAEKLLQHPFVSQPLSRTLAIELLDKSNNPDHTTFNDFDDDDPEPESPVSVPHRIRSTSRSAREGKTLSEINFGQVKFDPPLRKETEPHHETDLQLEYGQESPNLLGEKKSLLKSVEEELQQRGHVAHLEDDDEDDDGGGDDDDDETQHKSSTIMRPKVPPPLPPKPKSLCTPQESPAHGDDEGEGGTIKRCPPVSESPARPSHVPPRPPPPRLPPHRRSSLGNGLNSSQQNGERNSAAERQCTMPPSVPIRKDKKDMPKPMSNGLPPTPKVHMGACFSKVFNGCPLKIHCATSWINPDTRDQYLIFGAEEGIYTLNLNELHETSMEQLFPRRCTWLYVMNNCLLSISGKASQLYSHNLAGLFEHARQMQKLPVAIPTHKLPDKMIPRKYAVSNKIPDTKGCQKCCVVRNPYTGHKYLCGAFQSSVVLLEWVEPMQKFMLIKNIDFPLPCPLEVFEMLVVPEHQYPLICVAVSKGTEISQVVSFGTVNPNSTSSWFTEADTPQTCVIHVTQLERDTILVCLDRCIKIVNLQGRLKSSRKLSAELTFNFQIEAIVCLQDSVLAFWRHGMQGRSFKTNEITQEISDNTRIFRLLGSDSLGQNTGTEGQTGREAAGSQPRVVVLESRPTDNPMAHSNLYILAGHENSY